The Bacteroidota bacterium genome contains the following window.
TTATATACTTCTTCAAAACTTTTTACATTATCCCGATTTTTTTCAAATTTTTTCATTGTCTATAAAAAACTCTGGAAATCTTAATGCGAATGTATTTATAGAACCTCCCTAATATAATTCTCACTCAAAATCAGTTACATTTCTGAAAATAAGAAAGTTATACATATCTTTTATATATAAATAATATATTTGAAATTTTTTTGTAAAAATATGCTGATTGTCAGTATTGAAAATCTATATTTGAGAAAATTAAAATTATTTACTAATTTGATTTAAAAATAGATTTTATTTAGAAACGAAAAAAAGAAATATTATGTTTAATTGGTTTAATAAAATGATTTCATTAATACTTCCATATATGCCAAAATCTTTTGTATGGTTGTTTTCAAAAAGATATATTGCAGGAAAAACAATTGAAGATGCAATAAATGTTTCAAAAATACATAATGAAAAAGGAATGCTTGTTACCATTGATGTACTTGGTGAGTTTATTGAAAAACTTGAAGAAGCTGAAAAGAATACTGAGGAATATCTTGAAATAATTGATGTTGCTGAAAAAAATAAAATAAAAGGCAATTATTCTGTAAAGCCAACAATGTTCGGACTTTTGATTGATAAAGATATTTGTTATAATCATATCAGGACGATTGTAAAAAAAGCTGTTTCCTATAATAATTTTATCAGGGTCGACATGGAAGATTCCCAATGTGTAGATATGGAAATTGAATTGTTTAGAAAACTAAAAAAGGAATTTCCAAAAAATGTTGGATTAGTTTTTCAGTCATATATGAAAAGAACTATGCAAGATGTTAAAGATTTGCAGGACTTGAATTCAGAGAAGACACCTATAAGTTATCGATTATGTAAAGGAATTTATGTTGAGCCTGCTGAAATTGCATATAAAAAATATGAAAAGGTAAATGAAAATTATCTTGAGGTTCTTGAATATATGTTTGAAAATAAAATATATTCGGGAATTGCTACACATGATAAAAAGCTTGTGGAAGGAGCATATAAGTTGCTTGAAAAATATAAAGTGCCAAAGGAAATGTATGAATTTCAGATGCTTCATGGAGTTACACCTGAATTGAGGAATTCAATTGTTGAAAAGGGACACAAAATGAGAATTTATGTTCCTTATGGTGAAGATTGGTTTGGGTATTCAACAAGGCGGCTTAAAGAAAATCCAAGAATGGCATGGTTAATTATAAAATCGCTCTTTGTAAGAGGTTAAAAGTATTGTTGAAAAAAAATTTTAAATTAATTTGGATTTTCATATAAATATGTTTTATTTTGTATGAAATTTAAATCTGTATAAGATAAGAAATAAAAGTAATATGTTAAAAATTTACACGATTAAACAAAGTTTAATAT
Protein-coding sequences here:
- a CDS encoding proline dehydrogenase family protein; translation: MFNWFNKMISLILPYMPKSFVWLFSKRYIAGKTIEDAINVSKIHNEKGMLVTIDVLGEFIEKLEEAEKNTEEYLEIIDVAEKNKIKGNYSVKPTMFGLLIDKDICYNHIRTIVKKAVSYNNFIRVDMEDSQCVDMEIELFRKLKKEFPKNVGLVFQSYMKRTMQDVKDLQDLNSEKTPISYRLCKGIYVEPAEIAYKKYEKVNENYLEVLEYMFENKIYSGIATHDKKLVEGAYKLLEKYKVPKEMYEFQMLHGVTPELRNSIVEKGHKMRIYVPYGEDWFGYSTRRLKENPRMAWLIIKSLFVRG